Proteins from one Mycobacterium sp. HUMS_12744610 genomic window:
- a CDS encoding acyl-CoA dehydrogenase family protein, which yields MPPLDPDKARALERDAPESWQRARELQKRLYDGGFAGICFPRDYGGLGLGYEYKKVFDAETAAYEMPLLLNVPSFAICCATILDMGSEAQKRTHIGAALRGDEVLVQLLSEPSGGSDLAGVITRAERRDGRWILNGAKTWSTWAFAADYGLCLARTDWAVPKHEGLTMFLLPLRHPGVTINRIKQVNGSVEFCEEFLDDVVLGDDAVVGEPGKGWDVASRQLYHERRTMGDGSEYTSGPGIADAEDISIDLLSLVEKAGGSERARERAGRALVHRAVHGQLAEHVFHAVVAGSLPPAAGSITRLSMAAVHDVETDTALAVAGSAAVVDDAAGLLDVGTRYLGRQAASIGGGTTEMARNVIGERVLNFPREYAADRGVPFNQVRRGRFS from the coding sequence ATGCCGCCACTGGACCCCGACAAGGCCAGGGCGCTCGAGCGTGACGCGCCGGAGTCCTGGCAGCGGGCCCGCGAACTGCAAAAGCGGCTGTACGACGGGGGATTCGCGGGCATCTGCTTTCCCCGCGATTACGGCGGGCTCGGACTGGGTTACGAGTACAAGAAGGTGTTCGACGCCGAGACCGCCGCCTACGAGATGCCGCTGCTGCTCAACGTGCCCTCGTTCGCCATCTGCTGCGCGACGATCCTCGACATGGGCAGCGAAGCGCAGAAACGCACCCACATCGGCGCGGCGCTGCGCGGCGACGAGGTGCTCGTGCAGCTGCTGTCCGAGCCCAGCGGCGGCTCGGACCTGGCCGGCGTCATCACTCGCGCTGAACGCCGGGACGGCCGGTGGATCCTCAATGGCGCCAAGACGTGGAGCACCTGGGCGTTCGCCGCCGATTACGGCCTGTGCCTGGCCCGCACCGACTGGGCCGTGCCCAAGCACGAGGGCCTGACGATGTTCCTGCTGCCGCTGCGGCATCCCGGCGTGACGATCAACCGCATCAAGCAGGTCAACGGCTCGGTCGAGTTCTGCGAGGAGTTCCTCGACGACGTCGTCCTGGGCGACGACGCCGTCGTCGGGGAACCGGGCAAGGGCTGGGACGTCGCGTCGCGGCAGCTCTACCACGAGCGTCGCACGATGGGGGATGGTTCGGAGTACACCAGCGGGCCCGGAATCGCCGACGCCGAAGACATTTCGATCGACCTGCTGTCGCTGGTTGAGAAGGCAGGCGGCAGCGAACGCGCGCGCGAGCGCGCCGGCCGGGCCCTGGTGCACCGGGCCGTGCACGGGCAACTTGCCGAACACGTCTTCCACGCCGTCGTCGCCGGTTCGCTGCCCCCGGCGGCGGGATCGATCACCCGGCTGTCGATGGCCGCGGTGCACGACGTCGAGACCGACACCGCGCTGGCCGTGGCCGGCTCGGCGGCCGTCGTCGACGACGCGGCGGGCCTGCTCGACGTCGGCACGCGCTATCTGGGGCGCCAGGCCGCCAGCATCGGCGGCGGCACCACGGAGATGGCACGCAACGTGATCGGCGAGCGGGTCCTGAACTTTCCGCGCGAGTACGCAGCCGACCGCGGCGTGCCGTTCAACCAGGTGCGGCGGGGCAGATTCTCGTGA
- a CDS encoding DUF732 domain-containing protein: MPDPQDRERDGSPSGSSPRGSAPCYLPNVIAAIAASVGIVVGSAGPWASRAWIAANGAPAGIWWQGQTTFALAAVAGAALFILLHRVRIGSGTRWLLALAWLAPGAGLVCLLIAMVNIVNVTSAADRLVGLHVGWGLWLVAISAVVLCAMASVAAAQVGAVIRGSRAGVHAAIAISVPILLGVALYVPIRWAAVSPHPGRDPQPPISAPVPVLSPQSPPSTAIPATVAPQSPEIAEVQQLWLTALQKHHPVQDFLAAVQAAGVTGLEPALLNNGYRVCGELWNGGMDGVQAAKDLQKRYPTLTLKQAAQFVLAAAENLCPTSAYAGVYNWWESGGGAGAGGGGGAAGGGGG; this comes from the coding sequence ATGCCTGATCCACAAGACCGCGAACGCGACGGGTCGCCGTCGGGCAGCAGCCCGCGCGGGTCCGCACCGTGCTACCTGCCGAATGTGATCGCGGCGATCGCCGCGAGCGTGGGCATCGTGGTCGGCAGCGCGGGCCCCTGGGCGAGCCGCGCCTGGATCGCTGCGAACGGTGCCCCAGCCGGCATCTGGTGGCAGGGACAAACCACCTTCGCCCTCGCGGCCGTTGCCGGCGCCGCGTTGTTCATCCTGCTGCACCGCGTGCGGATCGGGTCGGGCACGCGGTGGCTGCTCGCACTGGCGTGGCTCGCCCCGGGCGCAGGGCTGGTGTGTCTGCTCATCGCGATGGTCAACATCGTCAACGTGACATCGGCCGCCGACCGACTGGTCGGCCTCCACGTCGGTTGGGGCTTGTGGCTGGTCGCCATCTCCGCTGTGGTGCTGTGCGCCATGGCATCCGTGGCCGCCGCACAGGTCGGTGCGGTGATCAGAGGTTCCCGGGCAGGGGTCCACGCGGCGATCGCGATCTCGGTGCCGATCTTGCTCGGCGTCGCCCTCTACGTCCCGATCCGCTGGGCCGCGGTCAGCCCGCACCCCGGCCGGGACCCGCAACCGCCGATCAGCGCGCCGGTGCCCGTGCTCTCACCGCAGTCACCGCCATCGACGGCGATTCCGGCCACCGTCGCGCCCCAATCGCCCGAAATCGCCGAGGTGCAGCAGCTGTGGCTGACCGCCCTGCAGAAGCATCACCCGGTCCAGGACTTCCTGGCCGCCGTGCAAGCGGCCGGCGTCACCGGGCTGGAACCGGCGCTGTTGAACAACGGTTACCGGGTGTGCGGGGAACTCTGGAATGGCGGCATGGACGGTGTCCAGGCGGCCAAGGACCTGCAGAAGCGCTATCCGACACTGACCCTCAAACAAGCGGCTCAATTCGTTCTCGCCGCAGCTGAGAATCTGTGCCCGACGAGTGCCTATGCCGGTGTGTACAACTGGTGGGAATCCGGCGGCGGTGCCGGTGCCGGCGGCGGCGGCGGTGCCGCCGGCGGCGGCGGCGGATGA
- the hchA gene encoding glyoxalase III HchA has product MASGADDLSKDPRPDEAEDNAFFPSAYSLNEYTSPKTDFDGVQHPGAYIGGRWKVLLIATEERYVLLENGTMFSTGNHPVETLLPLHHLMETGFDVDVATISGYPAKLELWAMPREDEAVLSTYEALKPKLKQPKRLSDVVDHELGPESPYLAVFIPGGHGALVGLPDSRIVGRTLDWALANDKFIITLCHGPAALLAGALDKEESPFKGYSVCVFPDALDKGPNIEIGYLPGRLPWLVGDLLGKQGLKILNDDMTGKVHQDRRLLTGDSPLASDALGRLAAEALLEAVDG; this is encoded by the coding sequence ATGGCATCCGGTGCAGACGATCTGAGTAAGGACCCCAGGCCCGACGAGGCGGAGGACAACGCATTCTTCCCCTCCGCGTACTCGCTGAACGAGTACACGTCGCCCAAGACCGACTTCGACGGTGTGCAGCACCCGGGCGCATACATCGGCGGCAGGTGGAAAGTGCTCCTGATCGCGACCGAGGAGCGCTACGTCCTGCTGGAGAACGGCACGATGTTCTCCACCGGCAACCACCCCGTCGAGACGCTGCTCCCCCTGCACCACCTGATGGAGACCGGTTTCGACGTCGACGTCGCGACCATCTCCGGCTACCCGGCCAAACTGGAGCTCTGGGCGATGCCGCGCGAGGACGAGGCGGTGCTGTCGACCTACGAGGCCCTCAAGCCGAAGCTCAAACAGCCCAAGAGGCTTTCGGACGTCGTCGATCACGAGCTGGGGCCCGAATCCCCCTACCTGGCCGTGTTCATCCCGGGTGGCCACGGCGCGCTGGTGGGACTTCCGGACAGCCGGATCGTGGGGCGCACGCTCGACTGGGCCTTGGCCAACGACAAGTTCATCATCACGCTCTGTCACGGCCCGGCCGCGTTGCTCGCCGGCGCGCTGGACAAGGAGGAGTCACCGTTCAAGGGCTACTCGGTCTGTGTTTTCCCCGACGCACTCGACAAGGGGCCGAACATCGAGATCGGCTACCTGCCGGGCCGTCTCCCGTGGCTCGTCGGGGATCTGCTGGGCAAGCAGGGCCTGAAGATCCTCAACGACGACATGACCGGCAAGGTCCACCAGGATCGCCGGCTGCTCACCGGCGACAGCCCGCTCGCGTCCGACGCGCTGGGCCGGCTTGCCGCCGAGGCGTTGCTCGAAGCCGTCGACGGCTGA
- a CDS encoding nuclear transport factor 2 family protein, with translation MTEGAPDVIADNDTAALLAIEAIKQLKARYCRYLDTKDWASWRTIFTDDFVSDTAEAGGKVIVGADDFVAFLRKTLGRPAQVTAHQVHAPEIELTSPTTARGVWALQDVVRLGPGVTLVGYGHYHETYENVAGRWLIKSSKLTRLREDITTPLFSVYVSDRIRRAIGRLAGQPAGR, from the coding sequence ATGACAGAGGGCGCACCCGACGTGATCGCCGACAACGACACCGCCGCGCTGCTGGCCATCGAGGCCATCAAGCAGCTCAAGGCCCGCTACTGCCGCTACCTTGACACCAAGGATTGGGCGTCCTGGCGCACGATCTTCACCGACGATTTCGTCAGCGACACCGCCGAGGCCGGCGGCAAGGTGATCGTCGGCGCCGACGACTTCGTGGCTTTCCTGCGCAAGACCCTCGGGCGGCCGGCACAGGTCACCGCGCACCAGGTGCACGCGCCCGAGATCGAACTGACGTCACCGACGACGGCGCGCGGGGTGTGGGCGCTGCAGGACGTGGTGCGGCTCGGGCCGGGGGTGACGCTGGTCGGCTACGGCCACTACCATGAAACCTACGAAAACGTCGCCGGCCGCTGGCTCATCAAGAGCTCCAAGCTGACTCGGCTCCGCGAGGACATCACCACTCCCCTGTTCTCGGTCTACGTCTCGGACCGGATCCGCAGGGCGATCGGCAGGCTCGCCGGCCAGCCGGCGGGGAGGTGA
- a CDS encoding NAD-dependent epimerase/dehydratase family protein, with the protein MTVDTILVTGAFGQIGKRCTEILLDRGRTVVAMDLRTDKTVAAQRELSARPGTLIPAYVDLLDPAAVRELLTTHQPEAIIHLAAIVSPPSYRNPALARKVNVGGTENLLAAAAELPDKPLFLMASSAAVYGSRNPYRHPERITPDTPVNPIDQYGQDKVLAEAAIGASGLPYALFRLAGVASPDTQGSINGDYLALMRSMPGDNRIHMVDARDVGLAFANGVDRAATIAGKVLLIGGDDSYVMLQRDLQDDMMAAAGLGRLGPAASLPGDPGDDRGWSFTGWYDTTETQALLDFQEHDWHQTLDWIAKSQGRKRILVQALSPLLRPLMLAALLLQRRLEGRGPYADPWALIAKKYGPGALATPD; encoded by the coding sequence ATGACCGTCGACACCATCCTCGTCACCGGCGCGTTCGGGCAGATCGGCAAGCGGTGCACCGAAATCCTGCTCGACCGCGGCCGAACCGTCGTCGCGATGGACCTGCGCACCGATAAAACCGTTGCGGCCCAAAGAGAATTATCCGCCCGCCCCGGCACGCTGATACCGGCCTACGTCGATCTCCTGGATCCGGCCGCGGTGCGCGAACTCCTCACAACCCATCAGCCCGAGGCGATCATCCACCTCGCGGCGATCGTCTCGCCACCCTCTTACCGCAACCCCGCGCTGGCCAGAAAAGTCAACGTGGGCGGCACCGAGAACCTGCTGGCGGCCGCGGCCGAACTTCCCGACAAGCCGCTGTTCCTGATGGCCTCCAGCGCCGCGGTCTACGGGTCGCGCAATCCTTATCGCCACCCGGAACGCATCACCCCCGACACCCCGGTGAACCCCATCGACCAGTACGGCCAGGACAAGGTGCTGGCCGAGGCCGCCATCGGAGCCAGCGGCCTGCCGTATGCGCTGTTCCGGCTCGCCGGGGTCGCGTCCCCGGACACCCAGGGCAGCATCAACGGCGACTACCTGGCGCTCATGCGTTCGATGCCCGGTGACAACCGGATCCACATGGTGGACGCCCGCGACGTGGGGCTGGCGTTCGCCAACGGCGTCGACCGGGCGGCCACCATCGCCGGCAAGGTGCTGCTCATCGGCGGCGACGACTCGTATGTGATGCTGCAGCGCGACCTCCAGGACGACATGATGGCCGCCGCCGGGCTCGGACGGCTCGGCCCCGCGGCCAGCCTGCCCGGCGATCCCGGCGACGACCGCGGATGGAGCTTCACCGGCTGGTACGACACCACCGAGACGCAGGCGCTGCTCGACTTCCAGGAGCACGACTGGCATCAGACCCTGGACTGGATCGCGAAATCCCAGGGCCGCAAGCGCATCTTGGTGCAAGCATTGAGCCCGCTGCTGCGGCCGCTCATGCTGGCCGCCCTGCTGCTGCAGCGCCGCCTCGAGGGGCGGGGCCCCTACGCCGACCCGTGGGCGCTGATCGCGAAGAAATACGGCCCCGGGGCGCTCGCCACGCCGGACTAG
- a CDS encoding aldo/keto reductase, with protein sequence MKQANLGGLGVGRIGLGAMGMSVAYAGAGSDDAESVRTIHRAIDLGVTLIDTAEVYGPYVNEELVARALQGRRDRVVLATKFGLLSHTGRDGLDSSPANVRIAVDGSLKRLGTDHIDLCYQHRLDRGTPIEETMGALSELVAAGKVRHIGLSEVGVNTIRRAHAVHPVAAVQSEYSIWTRDPEDGVLAVLRELGIGFVAYSPLGRGFLTGAIRSTGEIPDTDYRKTNPRFFEENFTHNLASADELRDISADIGATPAQVALAWLLAKGSDIVPIPGTKRVARLEENVGADAVELSPEQLARLDALTPPAGGHHAEAQMAWIDR encoded by the coding sequence ATGAAACAAGCGAATCTCGGTGGCCTCGGTGTCGGTCGCATCGGCCTGGGCGCGATGGGCATGTCCGTGGCCTACGCCGGCGCGGGCAGCGACGACGCGGAGTCCGTCCGCACCATTCATCGCGCCATCGATCTCGGCGTCACGCTCATCGACACCGCCGAGGTGTACGGCCCCTACGTCAACGAGGAGCTCGTCGCGCGCGCCCTGCAGGGCCGTCGCGACCGGGTCGTGCTGGCCACCAAGTTCGGTCTGCTCTCCCACACCGGCCGCGACGGCCTGGACAGCAGCCCCGCCAATGTCCGCATCGCCGTGGACGGTTCGCTCAAGCGGCTGGGGACCGACCACATCGACCTCTGTTATCAACATCGGCTGGACCGCGGCACCCCGATCGAGGAGACGATGGGGGCGTTGTCCGAGCTGGTGGCCGCCGGAAAGGTCCGGCACATCGGCCTGTCCGAGGTCGGGGTGAACACGATCCGCCGGGCGCACGCCGTGCACCCCGTCGCGGCCGTGCAATCGGAGTACTCGATCTGGACCCGCGACCCCGAGGACGGGGTACTGGCCGTGCTGCGTGAACTCGGGATCGGCTTCGTCGCCTACTCGCCGTTGGGCCGCGGATTTCTCACCGGTGCGATCCGCTCCACCGGGGAAATTCCCGACACCGACTACCGCAAGACGAATCCGCGGTTCTTCGAGGAGAACTTCACGCACAACCTCGCCAGCGCGGACGAGCTGCGAGACATCAGCGCCGACATCGGCGCCACCCCGGCGCAGGTCGCCCTGGCCTGGCTGCTGGCGAAAGGCTCCGACATCGTCCCGATTCCGGGGACCAAACGCGTTGCGCGCCTTGAGGAGAACGTCGGCGCGGACGCCGTCGAGCTGAGCCCCGAGCAACTTGCCAGGCTCGACGCGCTCACCCCGCCCGCCGGCGGCCACCACGCGGAGGCGCAGATGGCATGGATCGACCGGTAG
- a CDS encoding RND family transporter → MSRHLDDTAPIAAVKERPAIPRLIRKFAVPVILGWIAVIAVLNIVVPQLDEVGKMRSVSMAPDDAQSVIATKRMGAVFHEYKSNSSAMIVLEGQQPLGDAAHAYYDEIVKKLDADTKHVEHVQDFWSDPLTGAGAQSNDGKAAYVQVYLAGNQGEALANESVEAVQRIVKSVPAPQGVKAYVTGPGALSADQHEAGDRSLQLITAATFTVIIAMLLLVYRSVVTVLLTLLMVVFELSAARGMVAFLGYYNIIGLSTFATNLLVTLAIAAATDYAIFLIGRYQEARSVGESREDAYYTMYHGTAHVVLGSGLTIAGATFCLHFTNLPYFQTLGIPLAIGMVVVVAAALTLGPAVISVASRFRKTLEPKRSQRIRGWRKVGALVVRWPGPILVMTIMVALVGLLTLPGYRTNYNDRNYLPADLPANEGYAAADRHFSKARMNPEMLMIESDHDLRNSADFLVIDKIAKAVFRLPGIGRVQAITRPEGTPIEHTSIPFQISMQGVTQQMNQKYQEDQMADMLHQADMMQTTINDMTKMQSITTQMADNMHVMVKKMHDMTMDVAQLRDNMADFEDFFRPIRSYFYWEKHCYDIPVCYSLRSVFDALDGIDTMTDDIQSLLPVMDRLDALMPQMVALMPGMIENMKAMKTTMLTMYSTQKGLQDQQNEAQKNASAMGKAFDASKNDDSFYLPPETFNNAEFKKGMKNFISPDGHAVRFIISHDGDPMSAEGIAHIAAIKKAAYEAVKGTPLEGSKIYLGGTAAMYKDLRDGNTYDLLIAGIASLCLIFIIMLIITRGVVASAVIVGTVLLSLGASFGLSVLIWQHLIGIELHWMVLAMSVIILLAVGADYNLLLVARFKEEIYAGLNTGIIRSMGGTGSVVTSAGLVFAFTMMTMAVSELTVIGQVGTTIGLGLLFDTLIVRSLMTPAIAALLGKWFWWPQRVRQRPKPSPWPKPVPAEQPEFASTLR, encoded by the coding sequence ATGAGCAGACACCTGGACGACACCGCTCCGATCGCCGCCGTCAAAGAGCGGCCTGCGATACCGCGCCTCATCCGGAAGTTCGCCGTGCCCGTCATCCTCGGCTGGATCGCGGTCATCGCGGTACTCAACATCGTCGTACCCCAGCTGGACGAGGTCGGCAAGATGCGCTCCGTGTCGATGGCCCCCGACGATGCGCAATCGGTCATAGCGACGAAACGCATGGGCGCGGTGTTCCACGAGTACAAGTCCAACAGCTCGGCGATGATCGTGCTGGAGGGCCAGCAGCCGCTCGGTGACGCGGCCCACGCCTATTACGACGAGATCGTCAAGAAGCTCGACGCCGACACCAAACACGTTGAGCACGTGCAGGACTTCTGGAGCGATCCGCTCACCGGTGCGGGCGCCCAGAGCAACGACGGCAAGGCCGCCTACGTGCAGGTCTATCTGGCCGGCAACCAGGGTGAAGCCCTCGCCAACGAATCGGTGGAAGCCGTCCAGCGCATCGTCAAAAGTGTGCCCGCCCCCCAAGGGGTGAAGGCCTACGTCACCGGGCCCGGAGCGCTGTCGGCGGACCAGCACGAGGCCGGCGACCGCAGCCTGCAACTCATCACGGCGGCGACCTTCACGGTGATCATCGCGATGCTGCTGCTGGTCTACCGGTCGGTCGTCACGGTGTTGCTCACATTGCTGATGGTGGTGTTCGAGCTTTCCGCCGCCCGGGGCATGGTCGCCTTTCTGGGCTACTACAACATCATCGGGCTCTCCACGTTCGCCACGAACTTGTTGGTCACGTTGGCGATCGCGGCCGCCACCGACTATGCGATCTTCTTGATCGGCCGATATCAGGAGGCCCGGTCGGTCGGCGAATCCCGGGAAGACGCCTACTACACCATGTACCACGGCACCGCCCACGTCGTGCTCGGGTCGGGCCTGACCATCGCCGGCGCCACGTTCTGCCTGCACTTCACCAACCTGCCCTACTTTCAGACGCTGGGAATCCCGTTGGCAATCGGCATGGTGGTGGTCGTCGCCGCGGCGCTGACGCTCGGCCCTGCCGTCATCTCGGTGGCATCGCGTTTCCGCAAGACACTGGAACCCAAACGGTCACAACGGATCCGCGGGTGGCGCAAGGTCGGCGCTCTCGTCGTCCGGTGGCCCGGACCCATCCTGGTGATGACGATCATGGTCGCACTGGTCGGCCTGCTCACCCTGCCCGGCTACCGCACCAACTACAACGACCGCAACTACCTGCCGGCGGACCTGCCCGCCAACGAGGGTTACGCCGCCGCGGACCGGCACTTCTCAAAAGCGCGGATGAATCCCGAAATGCTGATGATCGAAAGCGACCACGATCTGCGCAATTCCGCGGACTTCCTAGTCATCGACAAGATCGCCAAGGCGGTCTTCCGGCTCCCCGGAATCGGTCGCGTGCAGGCCATCACCCGGCCGGAGGGCACGCCGATCGAGCACACCTCGATCCCGTTCCAGATCAGCATGCAGGGTGTCACCCAGCAGATGAACCAGAAGTACCAGGAAGACCAGATGGCCGACATGCTCCACCAGGCCGACATGATGCAGACGACCATCAACGACATGACCAAGATGCAGAGCATCACCACGCAGATGGCCGACAACATGCACGTCATGGTCAAAAAGATGCACGATATGACCATGGACGTTGCCCAATTGCGGGACAACATGGCCGATTTCGAGGACTTCTTCCGGCCCATCCGCAGCTACTTCTACTGGGAGAAGCACTGCTACGACATCCCGGTGTGCTATTCGCTGCGGTCCGTGTTCGACGCCCTCGACGGCATCGACACGATGACCGACGACATCCAGAGCCTGCTGCCCGTCATGGATCGCCTCGACGCCCTGATGCCCCAGATGGTGGCGCTGATGCCCGGGATGATCGAGAACATGAAGGCCATGAAGACGACGATGCTTACCATGTATTCGACGCAGAAAGGGTTGCAGGATCAGCAGAACGAGGCGCAGAAGAACGCCAGCGCGATGGGCAAGGCGTTCGACGCGTCCAAGAACGACGACTCGTTCTATCTGCCGCCGGAGACGTTCAACAATGCCGAGTTCAAGAAGGGCATGAAGAACTTCATCTCCCCCGATGGCCATGCCGTGCGCTTCATCATCAGCCATGACGGCGATCCGATGTCGGCCGAGGGCATCGCGCACATCGCCGCGATCAAGAAGGCCGCCTACGAGGCTGTCAAAGGCACGCCGCTGGAGGGCTCGAAGATCTATCTCGGCGGGACCGCGGCAATGTACAAGGACCTCAGGGACGGCAACACCTACGACCTGTTGATCGCCGGAATCGCCTCGCTGTGCCTGATTTTCATCATCATGCTGATCATCACACGCGGGGTCGTGGCCTCGGCGGTCATCGTGGGCACCGTCCTGCTGTCGCTGGGCGCGTCCTTCGGGCTCTCGGTGCTGATCTGGCAGCACCTCATCGGCATCGAACTGCACTGGATGGTGCTCGCGATGTCGGTCATCATCCTGCTGGCCGTCGGCGCCGACTACAACCTGCTGTTGGTGGCGCGGTTCAAGGAGGAGATCTACGCCGGTTTGAACACCGGCATCATCCGGTCGATGGGCGGCACCGGCTCGGTCGTCACCTCGGCGGGGCTGGTGTTCGCCTTCACGATGATGACGATGGCGGTCAGCGAGCTGACCGTGATCGGCCAGGTCGGCACCACCATCGGCCTCGGCCTGCTCTTCGACACGCTGATCGTCCGCTCGCTGATGACCCCGGCGATCGCCGCGCTGCTGGGCAAGTGGTTCTGGTGGCCGCAGCGGGTCCGGCAGCGGCCCAAGCCGTCACCGTGGCCCAAGCCGGTCCCGGCCGAGCAGCCCGAGTTCGCTTCGACCCTGCGCTGA
- a CDS encoding TetR family transcriptional regulator: MANQIGLRERRRRQTSMDIRDAVVRLASERSFDRVTIDEICVEAGISSRTFFNYFPNKESAIAYGPSDIPPELVAEFVASGPAPYSVVLAELITLAAHHLRDAPPKREQAVCMLQLAKTTPAVLAAFLADLERFQTHLTDIVARRQGMRPDDEVPAMISALALTAVRSGIERWSGGKPEDADDTPMPYVERAAALVHSIFTK, translated from the coding sequence ATGGCCAATCAGATCGGACTCCGCGAGCGCCGGCGCCGCCAGACGAGCATGGACATCCGGGACGCCGTCGTGCGCCTGGCCAGCGAACGCAGCTTCGACCGGGTCACGATCGACGAGATCTGCGTCGAGGCCGGCATCTCCTCTCGCACCTTCTTCAACTACTTTCCCAACAAAGAATCCGCGATCGCCTACGGCCCCTCCGACATCCCCCCGGAACTCGTCGCCGAGTTCGTCGCGTCCGGACCGGCTCCCTACTCGGTGGTGCTGGCGGAACTGATCACGCTGGCGGCCCACCACCTTCGCGACGCGCCGCCCAAGCGCGAGCAGGCGGTGTGCATGTTGCAGCTCGCCAAAACCACCCCCGCGGTGCTGGCCGCCTTCCTCGCCGACTTGGAGCGCTTCCAAACCCACCTGACCGACATCGTCGCGCGCCGCCAGGGTATGCGGCCCGACGACGAGGTCCCCGCGATGATTTCCGCCCTGGCATTGACGGCCGTGCGCTCGGGTATCGAGCGCTGGTCTGGTGGCAAGCCCGAGGACGCCGACGACACGCCGATGCCCTACGTGGAGCGCGCCGCCGCGCTGGTCCACAGCATCTTCACGAAGTGA
- a CDS encoding SDR family oxidoreductase, whose protein sequence is MADRLAGKVALVSGGARGMGASHVRMLVGEGAKVVFGDILDDEGKAVAAEVGDAARYVHLDVTKPEQWEAAVATTLAEFGGVDVLVNNAGIINIGTLEDYELSEWQRILDINLTGVFLGIRAVVKPMKEAGRGSIINISSIEGMAGTIACHGYTATKFAVRGLTKSAALELGPSGIRVNSIHPGLIKTPMTEWVPDDLFQTALGRAADPREVSHLVVYLASDESSYSTGSEFVVDGGTTAGLGHKDFSAADIGEQPEWVT, encoded by the coding sequence GTGGCGGATCGGTTGGCGGGAAAGGTCGCGCTCGTCAGCGGCGGCGCGCGGGGGATGGGGGCCTCGCACGTGCGCATGCTGGTCGGTGAGGGCGCCAAGGTGGTCTTCGGCGACATCCTCGACGACGAGGGCAAGGCGGTGGCCGCCGAAGTCGGTGACGCCGCCCGCTATGTGCACCTGGACGTCACCAAACCCGAGCAGTGGGAGGCGGCGGTCGCCACCACGCTGGCCGAGTTCGGCGGTGTCGACGTGCTGGTGAACAACGCCGGCATCATCAACATCGGCACGCTGGAGGACTATGAGCTCTCCGAGTGGCAGCGGATCCTCGACATCAACCTGACCGGGGTCTTCCTCGGCATCCGCGCCGTGGTCAAACCCATGAAGGAAGCGGGACGCGGCTCGATTATCAACATCTCCTCCATCGAGGGGATGGCCGGCACTATCGCCTGCCACGGTTACACCGCAACCAAATTCGCCGTCCGCGGGCTGACCAAATCGGCGGCACTGGAGCTGGGCCCGAGCGGGATCCGGGTGAACTCGATCCATCCCGGGCTCATCAAGACGCCCATGACCGAGTGGGTTCCCGACGATCTCTTCCAGACCGCGCTGGGGCGCGCCGCCGACCCCAGAGAGGTTTCCCACCTGGTGGTCTATCTCGCCAGCGACGAGTCCAGCTATTCGACCGGCTCGGAGTTCGTCGTGGACGGCGGCACCACGGCAGGCTTGGGCCACAAGGACTTCTCCGCGGCCGACATCGGCGAGCAACCGGAGTGGGTGACGTAG
- a CDS encoding MmpS family transport accessory protein: MQISKVVRNAWLPLLITAVVVVGGFTVARVKSFFGENNTGVMISPRRDESTPFKPKVVKYEVFGSASHANVNYLDLSADPQRVDNAPLPWTLVLSTTAPSVFPNISAQSSGDQLGCRITIDDEVKDENMTTGVHALTFCLVKSA, from the coding sequence GTGCAGATATCGAAGGTTGTGCGCAACGCGTGGCTACCGCTGTTGATCACGGCGGTGGTCGTGGTCGGTGGCTTCACCGTGGCGCGGGTCAAGTCGTTCTTCGGGGAGAACAACACGGGCGTCATGATCAGCCCCCGGCGCGATGAATCCACACCGTTCAAGCCCAAAGTCGTCAAATACGAGGTCTTCGGCTCGGCCAGTCACGCCAACGTGAACTATCTCGACCTCAGCGCCGACCCGCAGCGCGTCGACAATGCGCCGCTGCCGTGGACGCTGGTCCTGTCCACGACCGCCCCGTCGGTCTTCCCGAACATCTCGGCACAAAGCAGCGGTGACCAACTCGGTTGCCGCATCACCATCGATGACGAAGTCAAGGACGAGAACATGACCACCGGTGTGCACGCCCTGACCTTCTGCTTGGTGAAGTCGGCATGA